Proteins from a genomic interval of Geodermatophilus obscurus DSM 43160:
- the otnC gene encoding 3-oxo-tetronate 4-phosphate decarboxylase: protein MADHPELRGQVVALGASLFARGLTAGRTGNLSVRVPGGFLVTPTGASLGQLSTDQLSLVDLQGDHLDGPRPSKEAFLHAAVYRARPQDSAVVHTHSTHAAAVSCLADVDPHDVLPALTAYYVMRVGRLPLLPYHAPGDRSLEELAERTARTSHAMLLANHGPVVSAADLASAADAVEELEETARIHLLLYGRRTRPLTPEQVAALRRA, encoded by the coding sequence GTGGCGGACCATCCGGAGCTGCGCGGGCAGGTGGTCGCGCTGGGCGCGTCGCTGTTCGCCCGCGGACTCACGGCCGGGCGCACGGGCAACCTGAGCGTCCGCGTACCCGGCGGGTTCCTGGTGACCCCGACCGGGGCGAGTCTCGGGCAGCTGTCGACCGACCAGCTCAGCCTCGTCGACCTGCAGGGGGACCACCTCGACGGGCCACGGCCCTCCAAGGAGGCGTTCCTGCACGCAGCCGTCTACCGGGCCCGGCCGCAGGACTCCGCGGTGGTGCACACCCACAGCACCCACGCGGCCGCCGTGTCCTGCCTGGCCGACGTGGACCCGCACGACGTGCTGCCGGCCCTGACGGCCTACTACGTCATGCGAGTGGGCCGGCTGCCGCTGTTGCCGTACCACGCTCCGGGCGACCGCTCGCTCGAGGAGCTGGCGGAACGGACGGCCCGCACGTCGCACGCCATGCTGCTGGCCAACCACGGGCCGGTCGTCTCTGCCGCCGACCTCGCGTCGGCCGCCGATGCCGTCGAGGAACTCGAGGAGACCGCCCGCATCCACCTGCTCCTGTACGGACGGCGGACGCGGCCGCTGACGCCCGAGCAGGTCGCGGCCCTCCGGCGCGCTTGA